GACGACACCGCCTGGATCGTGGCCGCGACGGGCAGCGCGAGGAACGCCCCGATGGGGCCGAACACGGCGCCGAACGCGATGACGGCGAGGAACGACACGGCGGGGTTGAGCTCGAGCGACCGGGCGGAGACCTTGGGGGAGAAGATCAGGTTCTCCACCTGCTGGTACGCGATGATGAATGCGAGCACCGCGACGCCCTTGATCGGGTCGACGGCGAGCGCGACGGCCACGGGGAGCGCACCGCCGATGTACGTGCCGACGGTCGGCACGAACTGCGAGACGACGCCCGTGAACGCGGCGAGCGGCAGCGAGTACGGGATGCCGAGGATCACCAGGAAGATCCAGGTGAACGCCGTGCAGAGCGCCGCGAGGACGATCCGCGAGTTGATGAAGTCGGCGACCTTCTCCTGCGAGACCTCCCACAGCCGCTGCACCTCGCGCTGGCGGTTCGGCGCGAACAGCCGCAGCACGGCGGCGCGGAACTTCGGCCCCGCGCTCGCCATGTAGTAGACGACGAGGAGGATCGACGTGAGCGTGAACAGGCCGCCGACGATGGACGCGCCGACGCCGATGATGCCCGGTGCGAGGGACTGCCAGTTGTCGCCGACGTTGGCGATGACCTCGTCGGACTCGGGCAGCTCGACGCCGAACGACGTGTCGAGCCAGGTCTTCAGCTGCTCGTAGTAGGTCGGCAGGGACTCGACGAGCTCGACCACCTGCGCGACGAACAGGCCGCCGAACAGCGCTGTGATGACGAGGATGACGAGGATGCCGCCGACCATCACGATGCCGGTCGCGCGGGTCCGCCGGATCCGGTGCGCGACGAGCCAGCGGATCAGCGGCTCCATCGCGAGGGACACGAACCACGAGATCACGACGATCGTGATGACCGAACCCAGCAGCGACAGCGCGCGCCAGGTGAGCAGCCCGAGGAAGACGGCGACCCCGGCCATGAGGAGCGCGCGCGGGAGCCAGGCCGGCGGCTTGCGGGGGTCGCGGGCGACCGCGTCGTGAGCGGGGACGGGCGGTCTGGGCATCGGTCCCTCCAGGGACGACGAGCACGTGGCGTGCGGCCGACGATCGCGCGTGGAGCGCTCGGGGGGCACCGTACCGCGCCAGGGGTCGCGCGCTGACCTGCGACGCTGCCATGCTCAGCCTAGCGGGACGATTCGGGCATGTCGGGGAGGGGCGATGGCCGGTCAGGATGCGCCGCGCGAGGTCGCGGACGGCAACGGCACGGACGAGCTGACGGCGCTCCGGGCCCGTCTCGCGGCGCTCGAGGAGGAGAACGCGCGCCTCCGGGCGGCCCCGCCGTCGTACCCGCCGGACGTCCCGGTCGCACCGGTCGCCACGCCGCGGCGGCGTCGGCCGGGACGCGTCACGGCGGCGGTCGTGCTCGTCGTGGTCGCCGCCCTGCTCGCTCCCGTGGCCGTCGTCGCCACGTGGGCACGCGGCCTCGTGACCGACACGGACCGCTACCTCGCGACGGTCGCGCCGTTGGTCGACGAGCCGCAGATCCAGCAGGCGGTCACCAACCGGGTGACGGGCGCGATCGTCGACGCGATCGACCTCGAGCAGCTCGCCGCCGACGCGACGGCGGCGGTCGCCGAGCTCGGCCTCCCGCCACGGCTCGCGACGGCGGTCGACTCGCTGCAGGGCCCGCTGGTGAACGCGGCGACGAACTTCGTGCACCAGGCCGTCGAGCGGCTCGTGACGTCCGACGCGTTCGACGCGGCGTGGACGGAGGCGAACCGCACCGCGCACGAGCAGCTGGTCGGCGTCATGCAGGGCGACCCGGACGCGATCGCGTCGATCGACGCGCAGGGCACGCTGACGGTCGACCTCACGACGGTGATCGAGGCGGTGACGTCGGCGTTGTCCGCGCGCGGGTTCACGATCGTCGACCGGCTGCCGACCATCAACGCGAGCTTCCCGCTGGTGCAGAGCGCGGACCTGGTGCGGCTGCAGAACGCGTACGGCTGGCTCGACCTGCTGGGCACGTGGCTGCCCTGGATCGTCGTGCTGCTGCTCGCGGGCGGCGTGCTGCTGGCGCGGAACCGGTCGCGCGCGCTCGTCGTCGCGGGGCTCACGCTGGCGGGCGCGATGCTGCTGCTCGGGGTCGCGCTGACGATCGGGCGGTCGGTGTACGCGAACGCGCTGCCACCGTCGGTGCAGCGGCCCGACGCGGCCGTCGTGGTGTACGACCAGGTGGTGTCGCTGCTGCGCGTCGCGCTGCGGTCGGGGCTCGTGCTGGGCCTCGTGGTGGCCGTCGTGGCGTTCGTGTCGGGGCGCAGCGCGGCGGCCGTGGGCCTGCGCTCGTCGTGGACCCGCTCGGTCGCGTGGCTGCGGGGGGCGGGGGAGCGACGTGGCGTGACGACGGGCCCGGTCGGCGTCTGGCTCGACGAGCAGCGCACGTTCGTCCGGGTGGTCATCGCGTCGGGTGCGGCGCTCGCGATCGCGCTGGGCATGCCGCTGACGCCGGGGTACGTCGTGGGTGTCGCCATCGCGGCGGTCGTGCTGCTCGCGCTGACCACGGTGCTGGCGCGACCGGCTGCCGCGGAGGGGCGCGCACCGGCCGAGGTGTGACGAGCGCGACGTCCGGGTCGTCCGCTGCGAGTCTTTCGTCCCATGAATCCGGCAAGCGCTGTCCCTAGGATGGAAGCGTTCCCATGCACGGAAGGACCCGCCATGAACCTCACCTTCCTCGCCGCCGTCGGCGCCGGTCTCACCGGCCACCCGACCGCGGGCCTCGTCGCCCTCCAGGCCGCCACCGAGGGCGAGCTGCTCACCGAGCGGTCCGCCCGCGCGTCGCGTCGCGGCCTGCGCCTGCGCCGCCGCCCGACCGTCGACACACCGGCCGCCACGACCGTCATCACGCTCGCCCCGCTGCCCACGGCCGCACGCAACCGCGCGGTGCGCGAGAACCAGACCGTCCCCGCGACCGTCGTCGCGTCCGCCGGAGCCGGCACGCGCTGACGTCGGGGGGTCGCCCGCCCGGCCGGAGGGCGCGAACCCGGTGTCCCGGCCCTGCTCGCCGCGCGGTCGGCCGCCGGAGCCGGTAGGAACGGTCACCATGACCGTCGTCGGCTTCCACCACTCGCACGAGCAGATCCACCCGCGCGCGCTCCTCGAGGCCGCCCGGCACGCCCAGGACGTGGGCTTCGACGCGGGGATGTGCTCCGACCACTGGGCGCCGTGGAGCGCCACGCAGGGGCACTCCGGGTTCGCCTGGACGTGGCTCGGCGCCGCGCTCGCGACCACCGACCTCCCGTTCGGCGTCGTCAACGCGCCCGGGCAGCGGTACCACCCCGCGGTGATCGCGCAGGCGGCCGCGACGCTCGGCGCGATGTACCCGGGCCGGTTCTGGGTCGCGCTCGGGTCGGGCGAGAACGTCAACGAGCACATCACCGGCGACCGGTGGCCGTCCAAGGCCGAGCGCGACGCGCGCCTGCGCGAGTGCGTCGACGTGATCCGCGCGCTGCTCGACGGCGAGGAGGTCACGCACGACGGCCTCGTGCGCGTCGACCGGGCGCGGCTCTGGACCCTGCCCGCCGAGAAGCCGCTGCTGATCGGCCCGGCGGTCACCCCCGCGACCGCGGCCCGGCACGCCGACTGGGCGGACGGCCTCGTCACCGTCAACCAGGACCCGGCCGTCCTGCGCGACGTCGTCGAGTCGTACCGGTCCGCCGGGGGCCGCGGCACGCTCGCGCTCCAGGTCCACGTCGCGTGGGCACCCGACGAGGACGCCGCGTTCGCGCTCGCGCGTGAGCAGTGGACCGCGAACGTCGTGGGGCCGCCCGTCGCGTGGGACCTCGACACCCCCGAGTCCTTCGACGCGCTCGTCCCGAACCTCACCGACGACCTCGTGCGCCGCTCGGTGCTCGTCGAGCACGACCCCGCGCGGTTGCGGGACCGGATCGCCGCGCTCGTGGAGATCGGCTTCGACGCCGTCTACCTGCACCAGGTCGCGACGGACGAGACGGCCGGTCACGACAAGCACCCCGTCGCCGAGCCGACCGCCACGCCCGCGGACCGGAACCTGCGCGCGTTCCTCGACATGGCGGGCGAGCACCTCGTCCCGCAGCTGCGGGAGGTGACGGCATGAGGATCCGCGACACCGGCGACCTGTGGTGGAAGAACGCGGTCGTGTACTGCCTCGACGTCGAGACGTACATGGACTGGAACGACGACGGCGTCGGCGACCTGCCGGGGCTCGTCCAGCGCATCGACCACCTCGCCGACCTCGGCGTGACGTGCCTGTGGCTCATGCCGTTCTACCCGACGGCCGACCGCGACGACGGCTACGACATCATCGACTTCTACGGCGTCGACCCGCGGCTCGGCGACGCCGGCGACCTGGTCGAGCTCATCCGCACCGCGCGAGACCGGGGGATCCGCGTCATCGCGGACCTCGTCGTCAACCACACGAGCGACCGGCACCCGTGGTTCCGCTCGGCACGCAGCAGCGTCGACTCGCCGTTCCGCGACTTCTACGTGTGGAGCGCGACGAAGCCGCCGGACACGTCGGACCAGGTCGTCTTCCCCGACCAGGAGACGGGCATCTGGACGCTCGACGAGAAGACGGGCGAGTACTACCGGCACCGCTTCTACCGCCACCAGCCCGACCTCAACACGGCCAACCCGCGCGTCCGCGACGCGATCGCCAAGGTCGTCGGCTACTGGGCGGAGGTCGGCCTCTCGGGGTTCCGCGTCGACGCCGTGCCGTTCTTCCTGGCCGACGCGGCCAAGGGCAAGGGCGACGAGATCGAGCGCCCGCACGACTACCTCAAGTCGCTGCGCGCGTTCCTCACCCGACGCACGGGCGACGCGATCCTCATGGGCGAGGTCAACCTGCCGTACGAGGAGCAGCGGCTGTTCTTCGGCGACGACGACGGCGACGGCACCGCCGACGGCGACGAGCTGACGCTGCAGTTCGACTTCGTCCTCATGCAGCAGCTCTACCTCGCGCTCGCACGCCGCGACGCTGGGCCGGTCGCGACGACGCTGGCGGCACGGCCGCCGATCCCGCGCGACGCGCAGTGGGCGACGTTCGTGCGCAACCACGACGAGCTGACCCTCGACAAGCTGAGCGACGACGAGCGCGCCGAGGTGTTCGCGGCGTTCGGCCCCGACCCCGACATGCAGCTGTACGGACGCGGCCTGCGCCGGCGGCTGCCCACGATGCTCGACGGCGACCCGCGGCGCGTGCGGATGGTCTACTCGCTGCTCTTCTCGCTGCCCGGCACGCCCGTGCTGTTCTACGGCGAGGAGATCGGCATGGGGGAGAACCTCGCCGCCGAGGGACGCATGGCGGTGCGCACGCCGATGCAGTGGACCTCCGAACGCAACGGCGGGTTCTCGCGGGCGCGCGCGTCCCGGCTCAGCGGGCCGGTCGTCGAGGGCGGGTACGGGCCCGAGCACGTGAACGTCGCGGACCAGCGCCGCGACCCCGGTTCGCTGCTCACGTTCGTGCAGACGCTCGTGCGCCGCTACCGCGAGAGCCCCGAGCTCGGCTGGGCCACCGACGTCGAGATCCTCGACCAGCCGCACGCGGCCGTCCTCGCGCACCGCAGCACGTGGCAGGACGGCTCCACGGTCGCCCTGCACAACCTCGGCGACGAGGCCGTCGAGGTCCCGCTCGACCTGCCCGACGCGGTGCCCGACGACGACGGCGGCCCTGCGGTGCGGCTCGTCGACCTGCTGCACGCGCAGGAGTGGACCTGCGACGAGCGAGGCCGGGCGACGGTCCCGCTCGACGCGTACGGGTACCGGTGGCTGCGCGTCGTGCGCGCGGACAGCCGTCGCCTGCTGTGAGGCGACGCGGACGTCAGCCCTCGACGCCCGTCGCGTCGTGCGACGCGCCCACCGGCTTCGACTCGGGCGAGCCGCGCTCGCGCAGGTAGATCGACAGCACGACCATCGACAGCACCGCGAGGAACTCGGACTGCCAGTTCTGCAGGGTCCGGTTCCAGAAGTCCGGCAGCGTCAGGTACTCCGACCACGACACGGGGTCCAGGTGGTCGCGCAGCTGCTCCTCGGAGTACGCGACGCTGCCGGCGAGCGACTGGGCGTACCAGCTGAGCAGGAAGATCGAGCCCATGACGAGCCCGAGCGAGTGCGAGTAGACCGACAGCCGCCACCCGCGCACGCGCGCCCAGGCCGGGGAGTCCTCGGTCGCGTGCTCGGCGACGCGCTGGTCCTCGTCGCTCTCGCGGCCCACCTCCTCGGGCTTCTTCGACTCGGGCGAGCCGACCTGCACGAGCCACACGGTCGCGAGGATGTAGAGCAGGAACTGCAGGAACTCCGACTGCCAGTTCTCCGTGATGTCCACGGCGAACTGCGACGACGTGAGGTACCGCGCGACCGTGATCGGGTCGAGGCCGTCCGCGCGCTGCTCCTCGTTGTAGAGCGCGACCCCGCTGAGCGCCTGCCCGACGACCGCCGCGACGAAGATCAGCGCGAAGAACACGCTGAGCGAGCTGTCCCGCAACGTCCGGCGGGCGCTCACCGGTTCACCATCGCGAGCACGACGCAGTAGGCCAGCCCGGCGTAGATGCCGGCCAGGGTCACGACGAACACCACCCGGCGCGACATCACGCCTCCAGCGCGCAGTCGTAGGGGCGCGGGGGTCGCGGGTCGCACGCCGCGGCCGTCACCACCCAGCCGTCACTCGACGCCGCGAGGAAGAGCGTGTCCTGCGGCGTGCGCGCCTGCGCCTGGCCGCCCGCGCGCCGCACGGTGACCTCGCCGCCCGCGACGCGCGACTCGAGCTCCGCGCCCAGGTCGCCCGACGTCAGCGCCTGCGCGCACGGCTCGCCCTCGTCGTCCTCGACCGCGTCGACGACGGCGGGCGCGAGCAGTGCGCAGGCCGCCTCACCGTCGCCCGCGTCGACCGCCGCGGAGAACTGCCGGACCACGTCGGCGACGTCGTCGCGCACCTGCGCGGGTGACGAGCAGGCCGCCGAGGCGACGAGGACGAGCGTGAGCGCCGCACCGGCCGGAGCGTGTCGGGTGAGCATGCACCGATGCTGGACCGGGTCGCGCGAGTCGGCACGTCAGGAGCGTCGGCCCGTCACCACCGCACGTCGACGCCGTCGCACGACGTGGGCGGCCACGACGTCGGCGCCGCGATGGTGCCGACCACCTCGGCGGCCCGCGCGCGACCCAGGTTCCAGCCGAAGCCGTCCTCCGCCTCGCGCACGGTCATCCCGTCGAGCACGCACGAGCGCAGCGGCTCGTCGAGCGCGTCCACCGCCGGGACCGCGTCCGCCGACAGGCCCTGCAGGTAGCGCACGTCGAGCGGGACGTCGAGGTCGGCGGTGGTGTTGTGCCGCACGATGAGCGCGTCCGGGTCGGCCGCCGCGAGCGCGAGCACCGACACGCCGAGGACGACGACGACCGCCGACGGCAACCACCCCGCACGCCACCGGGCCCCGGCCACGAGCACGAGCACGAGCACGACTCCCATGACGGCCTCGGCGAGCGCGACCCATAGGCGCAGCCGCGTCAGCCCGAACGCCTCGACGTACAGGTCCATCCGCAGCAGCGCCGACGCCACGACACCGAGCGTCCCGACGCACAGCACGCCGAGCCCGGCACCGACGACGGCCCGCTCACGCGCCGTCGC
The sequence above is a segment of the Cellulomonas fimi genome. Coding sequences within it:
- a CDS encoding AI-2E family transporter produces the protein MPRPPVPAHDAVARDPRKPPAWLPRALLMAGVAVFLGLLTWRALSLLGSVITIVVISWFVSLAMEPLIRWLVAHRIRRTRATGIVMVGGILVILVITALFGGLFVAQVVELVESLPTYYEQLKTWLDTSFGVELPESDEVIANVGDNWQSLAPGIIGVGASIVGGLFTLTSILLVVYYMASAGPKFRAAVLRLFAPNRQREVQRLWEVSQEKVADFINSRIVLAALCTAFTWIFLVILGIPYSLPLAAFTGVVSQFVPTVGTYIGGALPVAVALAVDPIKGVAVLAFIIAYQQVENLIFSPKVSARSLELNPAVSFLAVIAFGAVFGPIGAFLALPVAATIQAVSSTYIRRHELVDSAILEEDAQALRARGWHDVDEESPSSVTPPVAPPDGDADADGVEVRQP
- a CDS encoding TIGR03885 family FMN-dependent LLM class oxidoreductase, which codes for MTVVGFHHSHEQIHPRALLEAARHAQDVGFDAGMCSDHWAPWSATQGHSGFAWTWLGAALATTDLPFGVVNAPGQRYHPAVIAQAAATLGAMYPGRFWVALGSGENVNEHITGDRWPSKAERDARLRECVDVIRALLDGEEVTHDGLVRVDRARLWTLPAEKPLLIGPAVTPATAARHADWADGLVTVNQDPAVLRDVVESYRSAGGRGTLALQVHVAWAPDEDAAFALAREQWTANVVGPPVAWDLDTPESFDALVPNLTDDLVRRSVLVEHDPARLRDRIAALVEIGFDAVYLHQVATDETAGHDKHPVAEPTATPADRNLRAFLDMAGEHLVPQLREVTA
- a CDS encoding alpha-amylase family protein, which produces MRIRDTGDLWWKNAVVYCLDVETYMDWNDDGVGDLPGLVQRIDHLADLGVTCLWLMPFYPTADRDDGYDIIDFYGVDPRLGDAGDLVELIRTARDRGIRVIADLVVNHTSDRHPWFRSARSSVDSPFRDFYVWSATKPPDTSDQVVFPDQETGIWTLDEKTGEYYRHRFYRHQPDLNTANPRVRDAIAKVVGYWAEVGLSGFRVDAVPFFLADAAKGKGDEIERPHDYLKSLRAFLTRRTGDAILMGEVNLPYEEQRLFFGDDDGDGTADGDELTLQFDFVLMQQLYLALARRDAGPVATTLAARPPIPRDAQWATFVRNHDELTLDKLSDDERAEVFAAFGPDPDMQLYGRGLRRRLPTMLDGDPRRVRMVYSLLFSLPGTPVLFYGEEIGMGENLAAEGRMAVRTPMQWTSERNGGFSRARASRLSGPVVEGGYGPEHVNVADQRRDPGSLLTFVQTLVRRYRESPELGWATDVEILDQPHAAVLAHRSTWQDGSTVALHNLGDEAVEVPLDLPDAVPDDDGGPAVRLVDLLHAQEWTCDERGRATVPLDAYGYRWLRVVRADSRRLL
- a CDS encoding DUF6766 family protein; its protein translation is MSARRTLRDSSLSVFFALIFVAAVVGQALSGVALYNEEQRADGLDPITVARYLTSSQFAVDITENWQSEFLQFLLYILATVWLVQVGSPESKKPEEVGRESDEDQRVAEHATEDSPAWARVRGWRLSVYSHSLGLVMGSIFLLSWYAQSLAGSVAYSEEQLRDHLDPVSWSEYLTLPDFWNRTLQNWQSEFLAVLSMVVLSIYLRERGSPESKPVGASHDATGVEG